In Uranotaenia lowii strain MFRU-FL chromosome 2, ASM2978415v1, whole genome shotgun sequence, one genomic interval encodes:
- the LOC129749428 gene encoding fibrinogen-like protein A isoform X2: MNSYLKNVTQVLSELHQTYQNDMGELRRKVENTEQMVGNIEKRIQSIDFIERGKSVSYDLSSSTNRDIRTEPQYENIKRKETLRTCFDVRNSPSGIYQLQPQNVAPKSFKALCDNDYSDGGWTVIQNRFNGSVDFYRGWKAYEEGFGDLEGEFWFGLEKIHELTFFKRHELHVLLEDFEGNFKVAKYDDFRVADQSKKYTLESLGKYSGTAGDSLDYQRGQKFSTFDSDNDQREINCAEERGGGWWHNACVLRCSETC; encoded by the exons ATGAACTCATA CTTGAAGAATGTAACCCAAGTTTTATCGGAACTCCATCAAACATATCAAAATGATATGGGGGAACTTCGGCGGAAGGTGGAAAATACCGAACAAATGGTTGGAAACATCGAGAAAAGAATCCAAAGCATAGATTTTATTGAGAGGGGTAAAAGTGTTTCTTATGATCTTTCTTCTTCAACCAATAGAGATATCAGAACAGAGCCACAATAcgaaaatatcaaaagaaaagAAACCCTACGAACGTGCTTTGATGTTAGGAATTCACCATCCGGAATATATCAACTACAGCCGCAAAACGTTGCTCCGAAATCGTTCAAAGCTTTATGTGACAACGATTATTCGGATGGAGGCTGGACGGTGATCCAGAATCGTTTCAACGGCTCCGTGGACTTCTACCGAGGCTGGAAGGCCTACGAGGAAGGATTCGGTGATCTTGAAGGCGAATTCTGGTTCGGATTGGAGAAAATTCATGAGCTCACCTTTTTCAAGCGGCACGAGTTGCACGTGCTTTTGGAGGACTTCGAGGGTAATTTCAAGGTGGCAAAATACGACGACTTCCGGGTGGCCGATCAGTCGAAAAAGTACACACTGGAGAGCCTCGGAAAGTACAGCGGAACAGCAGGGGACTCGCTTGATTATCAGCGCGGTCAAAAGTTTAGCACTTTTGATTCAGACAATGATCAACGTGAAATAAATTGTGCAGAAGAACGCGGTGGCGGTTGGTGGCACAATGCTTGCGTTCTTAG GTGTTCCGAAACATGTTGA
- the LOC129749428 gene encoding fibrinogen-like protein A isoform X1: protein MNSYLKNVTQVLSELHQTYQNDMGELRRKVENTEQMVGNIEKRIQSIDFIERGKSVSYDLSSSTNRDIRTEPQYENIKRKETLRTCFDVRNSPSGIYQLQPQNVAPKSFKALCDNDYSDGGWTVIQNRFNGSVDFYRGWKAYEEGFGDLEGEFWFGLEKIHELTFFKRHELHVLLEDFEGNFKVAKYDDFRVADQSKKYTLESLGKYSGTAGDSLDYQRGQKFSTFDSDNDQREINCAEERGGGWWHNACVLSNINGKYVSKGVVSDKKRMFWYNVNDSGNDSLKSSRMIIRVKV from the exons ATGAACTCATA CTTGAAGAATGTAACCCAAGTTTTATCGGAACTCCATCAAACATATCAAAATGATATGGGGGAACTTCGGCGGAAGGTGGAAAATACCGAACAAATGGTTGGAAACATCGAGAAAAGAATCCAAAGCATAGATTTTATTGAGAGGGGTAAAAGTGTTTCTTATGATCTTTCTTCTTCAACCAATAGAGATATCAGAACAGAGCCACAATAcgaaaatatcaaaagaaaagAAACCCTACGAACGTGCTTTGATGTTAGGAATTCACCATCCGGAATATATCAACTACAGCCGCAAAACGTTGCTCCGAAATCGTTCAAAGCTTTATGTGACAACGATTATTCGGATGGAGGCTGGACGGTGATCCAGAATCGTTTCAACGGCTCCGTGGACTTCTACCGAGGCTGGAAGGCCTACGAGGAAGGATTCGGTGATCTTGAAGGCGAATTCTGGTTCGGATTGGAGAAAATTCATGAGCTCACCTTTTTCAAGCGGCACGAGTTGCACGTGCTTTTGGAGGACTTCGAGGGTAATTTCAAGGTGGCAAAATACGACGACTTCCGGGTGGCCGATCAGTCGAAAAAGTACACACTGGAGAGCCTCGGAAAGTACAGCGGAACAGCAGGGGACTCGCTTGATTATCAGCGCGGTCAAAAGTTTAGCACTTTTGATTCAGACAATGATCAACGTGAAATAAATTGTGCAGAAGAACGCGGTGGCGGTTGGTGGCACAATGCTTGCGTTCTTAG CAATATCAACGGAAAGTATGTCAGTAAGGGTGTGGTCAGCGATAAGAAAAGAATGTTCTGGTACAATGTAAATGACTCCGGCAATGATTCGCTCAAAAGCTCACGAATGATTATTCGGGTGAAGGTTTAG